From the genome of Nicotiana sylvestris chromosome 2, ASM39365v2, whole genome shotgun sequence, one region includes:
- the LOC138885665 gene encoding uncharacterized protein codes for MVCKNPGTYTSIKRDAQNRFAYMFLSPAASLAGWSYCRPVIAVDAMFLKSKYCGVLFVAVSKDANNQIFSLCFGVAESENNEAYIWFFGEMRKAIQVCHKLVFLSDRNQSIANGIRKVFPEVHHGICLFHFEKNLKQRHAKATVINLFPSAARSYKRENFNQLISQLKSIDKKTYNYIIEEPPARWAQSWFPRRHYDMLTTNMVESMNSVLLKGREMTILRMLDFIQEKLGEWFYERRKKANETFHRVSIWRRDD; via the exons ATGGTGTGCAAAAACCCAGGAACGTACACAAGCATAAAAAGAGATGCGCAGAATAG ATTTGCTTACATGTTCCTTTCTCCTGCGGCATCACTAGCTGGTTGGTCCTACTGTAGACCCGTTATTGCAGTCGATGCAATGTTTTTAAAGTCCAAATATTGTGGTGTTCTATTTGTTGCTGTATCAAAGGATGCAAACAATCAAATCTTTTCGTTATGTTTTGGTGTAGCAGAATCAGAAAACAATGAGGCATACATTTGGTTCTTCGGGGAAatgagaaaagcaattcaagtctgTCATAAATTGGTTTTCTTGTCAGATAGAAACCAATCGATTGCAAATGGGATTAGAAAAGTTTTTCCTGAAGTTCACCATGGTATCTGCCTCTTTCActttgagaaaaatttaaagcaaagaCATGCAAAAGCCACGGTAATAAATCTTTTTCCAAGTGCTGCAAGGTCATACAAACGTGAAAATTTTAATCAGTTAATATCCCAACTCAAAAGTATTGACAAGAAAACATACAATTACATAATTGAAGAGCCTCCAGCGAGATGGGCTCAATCGTGGTTCCCACGGCGACATTATGATATGCTAACAACAAACATGGTAGAATCAATGAATTCCGTTTTACTAAAAGGGAGAGAAATGACTATTTTAAGAATGTTAGATTTCATCCAAGAAAAGTTAGGAGAGTGGTTTTACGAACGGAGAAAAAAGGCAAATGAAACTTTTCACAGAGTATCAATATGGAGAAGAGATGACTAA
- the LOC138885666 gene encoding uncharacterized protein, which translates to MAMENFQCSMKLVHCLCLSRIFTNDQDSISFKIFGHDVSFTLKDFRIMCGLRIPINRESNILKRYFGKYKGVTLKDIRSFMTRNEIPKNTVNHIHVCESDDDAVKLMKILVVESILFGKNTESCVMEEYASIVEDDKVCAEYPWSNVAYEKLIYSLKHAWDKKNKLHTTEYKLGGFPYPLCAWFYERFPDVRERCIREYEYLNTPQVPRMLHYVCVGEPKFAELYYMFSTHERYREFRVLDIIPTEEELNSMLLIRSKVVNAVPSIGESPRTLSRSKEANRIPVIGESPRSRSRSKEPN; encoded by the exons ATGGCTATGGAGAACTTCCAATGTAGCATGAAGTTGGTTCATTGTTTGTGTCTTTCTCGAATATTCACCAATGATCAAGACTCCattagtttcaagatttttggTCATGATGTCTCCTTCACCCTTAAAGACTTTCGCATTATGTGTGGTTTGCGAATACCAATTAATCGAGAGAGCAATATTCTAAAGCGGTATTTTGGTAAGTATAAGGGTGTGACTTTGAAGGATATTCGAAGTTTTATGACTCGCAATGAAATTCCAAAGAATACTGTGAATCACATACATGTATGCGAGAGTGATGATGATGCTGTTAAACTTATGAAAATTCTTGTTGTAGAGTCTATTTTGTTTGGGAAAAATACCGAGTCATGTGTGATGGAGGAGTATGCATCTATTGTTGAAGATGATAAGGTTTGTGCTGAATATCCTTGGAGTAATGTGGCTTATGAGAAGCTCATTTATTCACTGAAACATGCATGGGACAAGAAGAACAAATTACATACAACTGAGTATAAACTTGGTGGATTTCCATATCCGTTATGTGCTTGGTTCTATGAGCGCTTCCCAGATGTTCGGGAGAGGTGTATAAGAGAGTATGAGTACCTTAATACCCCTCAGGTTCCCAGGATGTTACATTATGTATGTGTGGGAGAGCCTAAATTTGCTGAACTTTATTATATGTTCAGTACTCATGAA AGATATCGCGAATTTAGGGTATTGGATATAATTCCTACAGAAGAAGAATTGAATTCAATGCTTTTAATTCGTTCAAAGGTAGTTAATGCAGTTCCTTCAATTGGTGAATCACCACGTACTctgagtcgatcaaaagaagcgAATCGAATTCCTGTCATTGGTGAATCACCACGTAGTCGGAGTCGATCAAAAGAACCAAATTGA